Proteins encoded in a region of the Quercus lobata isolate SW786 chromosome 8, ValleyOak3.0 Primary Assembly, whole genome shotgun sequence genome:
- the LOC115958613 gene encoding 60S ribosomal protein L35: MARIKVHELRQKTKAELLNQLKDLKAELALLRVAKVTGGAPNKLSKIKVVRLSIAQVLTVISQKQKGALREAYKKKKYLPLDLRPKKTRAIRRRLTKRQASLKTEREKKKEMYFPMRKYAIKV; encoded by the exons ATGG CGAGAATCAAGGTCCACGAGTTGCGTCAAAAGACAAAGGCGGAGCTGCTCAACCAGCTGAAGGATCTCAAGGCCGAGCTTGCCCTCCTCCGCGTCGCCAAGGTCACCGGTGGCGCACCCAACAAGCTCTCCAAgat AAAGGTTGTGAGGCTGTCTATTGCGCAGGTTTTGACTGTGATTTCACAGAAGCAAAAGGGGGCTCTGAGAGAAGCttacaagaagaagaagtacTTGCCACTCGATCTGCGTCCCAAGAAGACTAGGGCCATTAGGAGAAGGCTTACCAAGCGCCAG GCATCATTGAAGACTGAAcgggagaagaagaaggagatgtATTTCCCCATGAGGAAGTATGCTATCAAGGTGTAG